In one window of Helianthus annuus cultivar XRQ/B chromosome 17, HanXRQr2.0-SUNRISE, whole genome shotgun sequence DNA:
- the LOC110868030 gene encoding zinc finger CCCH domain-containing protein 13 isoform X2, which yields MVGRKVFKTRICVLYTKGRCHRQSCSFAHGDAELRRYNNSSSSSSFNNNARRDHRAGDLRDKLGRQWSPPRRNSLERDSRDPLPSPRYGKRSDWGHRKRQHFDGENDYSGSLRLADGVERHARDRKPLSPEFDDIHDEQLKQLQSEIDMLEDHKQQLQIYLEESTQEAESLNSKIEELEMQLSTEKDECKRISSKIRKFVKANNRHTRLQEELKRSQSRLQRLGDQLGSDARVAANEDDTNISILSDEETMGNLLMSPKIHKASPTKNETFGNRLVVPRKDEYNASPSKKRMRAHIVEADERSKQGSATGERASFGNMRSERHSRWVPHLAETKNTENNGTSSTKPLGSDGKRKPIRRNSNFSTSPSGNRYKDLKATRMAANALDEVVEVDELNEKLEAQDTSTRVEGGSTTREITALPPPPPPPIASNAYLQYKGENETLDAVNDIDEDEMLDVDID from the exons ATGGTTGGACGAAAGGTATTCAAAACGAGGATATGCGTTCTATATACAAAAGGCCGTTGTCATCGCCAGTCCTGTTCTTTTGCACACGGTGACGCTGAGCTCCGTCGCTATAATAATAGTTCTTCATCATCCTCCTTTAATAATAATG CGAGGCGGGACCACCGTGCTGGTGATTTAAGAGATAAGTTAGGAAGACAGTGGTCCCCACCTCGGAGAAACTCTCTTGAAAGAGACTCAAGAGATCCACTCCCGTCTCCAAGATATGGGAAAAGGAG TGATTGGGGTCATAGAAAAAGACAGCACTTTGATGGCGAAAATGATTATTCCGGAAGCTTGAGATTAGCCGATGGAGTTGAACGGCATGCCCGAGATAGAAAACCTTTATCTCCAGAATTTGACGATATTCATGATGAGCAG TTGAAGCAATTGCAATCTGAAATTGACATGCTAGAAGATCACAAGCAGCAACTACAG ATCTATTTGGAAGAAAGTACTCAAGAAGCAGAAAGTCTAAATTCCAAAATTGAAGAGCTTGAGATGCAATTATCCACCGAGAAAGATGAATGCAAGAG AATTTCTTCCAAAATTAGGAAGTTTGTCAAGGCTAATAACCGCCATACAAGGCTGCAAGAGGAACTAAAGAG GTCGCAATCTCGTCTTCAAAGGCTTGGGGATCAACTTGGTTCAGATGCTAGAGTTGCTGCTAATGAAGATGATACCAACATTAGTATATTAAGTGATGAAGAAACTATGGGCAATCTCTTAATGAGCCCCAAAATTCACAAGGCTTCACCAACGAAGAATGAGACGTTTGGTAATCGTTTAGTGGTCCCACGGAAGGATGAATATAATGCTTCTCCAAGCAAGAAAAGGATGAGGGCTCACATCGTAGAAGCTGACGAAAGATCAAAACAAG GTTCTGCTACAGGAGAACGGGCAAGTTTTGGAAATATGAGATCTGAAAGGCATTCTAGATGGGTCCCACACCTTGCTGAAACAAAAAATACGGAGAATAACGGAACAAGCAGCACTAAGCCTTTGGGCAGCGATGGCAAGCGCAAGCCGATAAGAAGAAATAGCAATTTCAGCACCTCTCCTTCCGGAAACAGG TATAAGGATCTGAAGGCAACTAGAATGGCTGCAAATGCGCTGGATGAAGTTGTTGAAGTGGATGAATTGAATGAAAAACTTGAAGCACAAGATACCTCTACTAGAGTTGAGGGTGGCTCTACTACACGCGAAATTACAGCTTTGCCACCTCCACCGCCTCCTCCGATTGCCTCCAATGCTTACTTACAG TACAAGGGGGAAAATGAGACTCTGGATGCGGTTAACGATATTGACGAGGACGAGATGCTGGATGTTGACATAGATTGA
- the LOC110868030 gene encoding zinc finger CCCH domain-containing protein 13 isoform X1 produces the protein MVGRKVFKTRICVLYTKGRCHRQSCSFAHGDAELRRYNNSSSSSSFNNNARRDHRAGDLRDKLGRQWSPPRRNSLERDSRDPLPSPRYGKRSDWGHRKRQHFDGENDYSGSLRLADGVERHARDRKPLSPEFDDIHDEQSMVQLKQLQSEIDMLEDHKQQLQIYLEESTQEAESLNSKIEELEMQLSTEKDECKRISSKIRKFVKANNRHTRLQEELKRSQSRLQRLGDQLGSDARVAANEDDTNISILSDEETMGNLLMSPKIHKASPTKNETFGNRLVVPRKDEYNASPSKKRMRAHIVEADERSKQGSATGERASFGNMRSERHSRWVPHLAETKNTENNGTSSTKPLGSDGKRKPIRRNSNFSTSPSGNRYKDLKATRMAANALDEVVEVDELNEKLEAQDTSTRVEGGSTTREITALPPPPPPPIASNAYLQYKGENETLDAVNDIDEDEMLDVDID, from the exons ATGGTTGGACGAAAGGTATTCAAAACGAGGATATGCGTTCTATATACAAAAGGCCGTTGTCATCGCCAGTCCTGTTCTTTTGCACACGGTGACGCTGAGCTCCGTCGCTATAATAATAGTTCTTCATCATCCTCCTTTAATAATAATG CGAGGCGGGACCACCGTGCTGGTGATTTAAGAGATAAGTTAGGAAGACAGTGGTCCCCACCTCGGAGAAACTCTCTTGAAAGAGACTCAAGAGATCCACTCCCGTCTCCAAGATATGGGAAAAGGAG TGATTGGGGTCATAGAAAAAGACAGCACTTTGATGGCGAAAATGATTATTCCGGAAGCTTGAGATTAGCCGATGGAGTTGAACGGCATGCCCGAGATAGAAAACCTTTATCTCCAGAATTTGACGATATTCATGATGAGCAG tcCATGGTGCAGTTGAAGCAATTGCAATCTGAAATTGACATGCTAGAAGATCACAAGCAGCAACTACAG ATCTATTTGGAAGAAAGTACTCAAGAAGCAGAAAGTCTAAATTCCAAAATTGAAGAGCTTGAGATGCAATTATCCACCGAGAAAGATGAATGCAAGAG AATTTCTTCCAAAATTAGGAAGTTTGTCAAGGCTAATAACCGCCATACAAGGCTGCAAGAGGAACTAAAGAG GTCGCAATCTCGTCTTCAAAGGCTTGGGGATCAACTTGGTTCAGATGCTAGAGTTGCTGCTAATGAAGATGATACCAACATTAGTATATTAAGTGATGAAGAAACTATGGGCAATCTCTTAATGAGCCCCAAAATTCACAAGGCTTCACCAACGAAGAATGAGACGTTTGGTAATCGTTTAGTGGTCCCACGGAAGGATGAATATAATGCTTCTCCAAGCAAGAAAAGGATGAGGGCTCACATCGTAGAAGCTGACGAAAGATCAAAACAAG GTTCTGCTACAGGAGAACGGGCAAGTTTTGGAAATATGAGATCTGAAAGGCATTCTAGATGGGTCCCACACCTTGCTGAAACAAAAAATACGGAGAATAACGGAACAAGCAGCACTAAGCCTTTGGGCAGCGATGGCAAGCGCAAGCCGATAAGAAGAAATAGCAATTTCAGCACCTCTCCTTCCGGAAACAGG TATAAGGATCTGAAGGCAACTAGAATGGCTGCAAATGCGCTGGATGAAGTTGTTGAAGTGGATGAATTGAATGAAAAACTTGAAGCACAAGATACCTCTACTAGAGTTGAGGGTGGCTCTACTACACGCGAAATTACAGCTTTGCCACCTCCACCGCCTCCTCCGATTGCCTCCAATGCTTACTTACAG TACAAGGGGGAAAATGAGACTCTGGATGCGGTTAACGATATTGACGAGGACGAGATGCTGGATGTTGACATAGATTGA